From a single Carassius carassius chromosome 8, fCarCar2.1, whole genome shotgun sequence genomic region:
- the LOC132145584 gene encoding protein disulfide-isomerase A3-like — MSVLHLISCRMTSQSSLTSVTHCVFIPPSHIYRWKPPGCARLFTLVLVSANRKLFHLPVLMDSFTLRVVLCVSALCVWSSAARGRSDVLELKDADFDYIAPEHETLLVMFYAPWCGHCKKLAPEFETAATRMKGTVTLAKVDCTANTETCKRYGVTGYPTLKIFRNGQESSSYDGPRSAEGIVSYMKKQAGPDSVPLHSEHDLENFINHFDASIVGFFSGTDSSQLSEFLKGASLMREGFRFAHTTDLELGKKYDVKYESVLLFRPPRLSSKFEESVVHHTGPLSITGLRRFIRDNIFGLCPHLTKENKDSLRKRDLLTAFYDLDYLHNPKGSNYWRNRVLKVASKFSSQGLLFSVANRNDFLEELEDEFGLGTSDSTELPFVTIKTRTGNKYTMREEFTRDGKSLENFLEDYFSGRLKRYVKSEPVPAKNSAAVKVVVADTFEEIVNDPEKDVLIEFYAPWCGHCKKLEPKYTELGERLYSDPSIVIAKMDATANDIPQGYDVQGFPTIYFAAAGRKDEPKRYEGAREVKDFINFLKREASKPLVLNGVKEEL, encoded by the exons ATGAGCGTTTTACATCTCATCAGCTGTAGAATGACTAGCCAATCATCGCTCACTTCAGTGACACATTGTGTTTTCATCCCGCCCTCACACATATATCGGTGGAAACCGCCCGGTTGTGCGCGTCTGTTTACTTTAGTGTTGGTTTCTGCGAATAGGAAATTATTCCATCTTCCTGTCTTGATGGACAGTTTTACGTTGCGCGTGGTTTTGTGTGTGTCAGCTCTATGTGTGTGGAGCTCGGCAGCGCGTGGACGCAGTGATGTGCTCGAGCTCAAAGATGCAGACTTCGATTACATCGCGCCCGAGCACGAGACCCTGCTGGTGATGTTTTATGCCCCATG GTGTGGTCACTGTAAGAAACTTGCTCCGGAGTTTGAAACTGCTGCTACACGAATGAAGGGAACAGTAACTTTAGCCAAG GTGGACTGCACTGCTAATACAGAGACCTGCAAGCGCTATGGGGTCACTGGATACCCAACACTCAAAATATTTCGGAACGGACAGGAATCATCTTCGTATGATGGGCCGCGCTCAGCTG AGGGAATCGTGAGCTATATGAAGAAACAGGCTGGACCCGATTCTGTGCCTCTGCATAGTGAGCATGACCTGGAGAACTTCATCAACCACTTTGATGCCAGCATAGTTG GATTTTTCTCAGGGACTGACAGTTCTCAGCTCTCTGAGTTTCTTAAAGGAGCCAGTTTAATGAGGGAGGGTTTCCGCTTTGCTCACACCACAGATCTAGAGCTCGGAAAGAAATACGACGTCAAATATGA GTCTGTGCTTCTGTTCCGCCCCCCCAGACTGAGCAGTAAGTTTGAGGAGAGTGTGGTTCACCACACAGGACCCCTGTCCATCACAGGCCTGCGCCGCTTCATCAGAGACAACAT TTTTGGACTCTGTCCTCACCTGACCAAAGAGAATAAGGATTCATTGAGGAAGAGGGATTTACTGACGGCCTTCTATGACTTGGATTATCTTCACAACCCCAAAGGCTCCAACTACTGGAGAAACAG AGTGCTGAAGGTGGCGTCTAAGTTCAGTTCTCAGGGCCTGTTGTTTTCTGTGGCGAACCGTAATGACTTTCTGGAGGAGCTGGAGGATGAGTTCGGTCTGGGCACGTCAGACTCAACTGAGCTGCCGTTTGTCACCATCAAGACACGAACAGGAAACAAATACACCATGAGAGAGGAGTTCAC ACGAGATGGCAAGTCTTTAGAAAACTTTCTAGAAGATTATTTTTCTGGCCGACTGAAGCGTTACGTCAAATCAGAGCCTGTGCCTGCCAAAAACAGTGCAGCTGTCAAG GTGGTTGTGGCAGATACGTTTGAGGAGATCGTCAATGACCCAGAGAAAGACGTGCTTATTGAGTTTTATGCTCCGTGGTGTGGCCACTGTAAAAAACTGGAGCCCAAATATACAGAGCTTGGAGAACGG CTATACAGTGATCCTAGTATTGTAATCGCCAAGATGGATGCAACTGCCAATGATATCCCACAGGGCTATGACGTGCAAGG GTTTCCTACAATATACTTTGCTGCTGCTGGCCGGAAAGATGAGCCAAAGCGATATGAG ggaGCCCGTGAAGTGAAGGATTTCATCAACTTCCTGAAGCGTGAGGCATCCAAACCTCTTGTTCTGAATGGAGTCAAGGAAGAGCTGTAA